A stretch of Thermomicrobium roseum DSM 5159 DNA encodes these proteins:
- a CDS encoding RecQ family ATP-dependent DNA helicase yields the protein MPEARTSVEVRAWFWWFVRSLCGEGTLGSTERNVLGVLPVPVRSALLRAVQEIDPDALESLDVRRAGLHAEDGNYVWVHSWRFAGGDEPTVLRRTARRPSVALELVGSFLEEFRAWQRAFLSLLRLATEQGVRQLRVGVTGASLPVVELAVADALATVERASEFYGITVALPDIELLCASPRHVELAPFVSQVYRDHDGTVFVDLPRTPFACRVENRLPGQGIVFLDGWQSGSSETVEDSWWLAEQSLRLAALQQRPVGLRREVLDFFARRFFRIPQLKEQQVTLIQRTLRGESSLGVLPTGFGKSLVFQLSALLLPSATLVISPLRSLMRDQLLNLEQNGVVTAVAITGSDSESEKRAKLEGLRTGRYRLVYVAPERLQIAGFLRELRSVGADHPIGLLVVDEAHCVSEWGHDFRPAYLRIPRLRQELQEVAGRTIPIVGLTATASRLVRADILATLELSEADVVQETTSDRPNLSYSVHTPADLGASEKEHALLRLLGERLPRTLRFTPNRLYFSASPHKETGIVFCIYANPHGKTTLQEGVHWVASVIAKHLFAERRAIPVHASTPPTRCPSCRSPLWRSGSPHECLKCGHKFEKPVGSPRWDEEVARIQDEFQRNEHPMLVATKGFGMGIDKPNIRYVVHYNLASGIEAYYQEVGRAGRDGEHAHSALLYRPPHPDCRPQIAAALGEPPCVVDRQAYRFYRCPFGLATLCDYGLQARFIRGNYPGVEEDTEETLKYWRFVREGRSIVVRTSQDDEELTRVQLALYRLQLLGLVQDFSLTYQRLTEVQIDAVPVRDWRTEDVLEGLRRYLQRTSVVLEQLSNGSSGSGAVSDLSVAFEGLVRQSRSLEREELVRRAVTILLTRVYQVVPPMRYQMLLNELDYATSHERGECRRLVLLARFDTTPPPDTYRCGFCDVCVPDLVFPPGKRAELPLVDVGLEELARRLPELLERYDGERLRAFVEAVERRGGVAGMLARVTTRLEQEATNVAALYLAGALARRRPGREREAWGYLERGIAEAIRQGLSREALLVFAEEAAELDALQTLVLLTGTGGPFDSLEGRQELLEYAVAALGEEAFQTRLLLALLASERFLQQSEAILLPLERALSRLASTVTFLEGLRERMEASIVAGDGEHEREP from the coding sequence ATGCCGGAGGCTCGCACGTCCGTCGAGGTTCGGGCTTGGTTTTGGTGGTTCGTGAGGTCACTTTGTGGGGAGGGAACCCTCGGATCGACCGAGCGCAATGTCCTCGGCGTCTTGCCGGTGCCAGTACGCAGCGCTCTGCTTCGTGCAGTGCAGGAGATCGATCCTGACGCACTCGAGTCACTCGACGTGCGCCGCGCGGGGCTCCACGCGGAGGATGGAAACTACGTGTGGGTCCATTCCTGGCGGTTCGCCGGCGGGGATGAGCCGACGGTGTTGCGTCGGACGGCCAGGCGGCCGTCGGTCGCGCTCGAGCTGGTCGGGTCCTTTCTCGAGGAGTTTCGAGCCTGGCAACGCGCTTTCTTGTCCCTGTTGCGACTTGCGACAGAACAGGGTGTCCGTCAGCTGCGGGTGGGAGTCACGGGGGCGAGTCTTCCGGTTGTCGAGTTAGCCGTCGCGGACGCGCTCGCCACGGTCGAGCGGGCGAGCGAGTTCTATGGAATCACGGTAGCGTTGCCGGACATCGAGTTGCTGTGCGCTTCCCCGCGACATGTGGAACTCGCCCCGTTCGTCTCGCAGGTGTATCGAGACCATGATGGAACGGTGTTCGTCGATCTGCCGCGCACGCCGTTCGCGTGTCGGGTCGAGAACCGGCTTCCTGGCCAGGGAATCGTCTTCCTCGATGGGTGGCAATCGGGCTCGAGCGAGACCGTGGAAGACAGCTGGTGGTTGGCAGAGCAGTCGTTGAGGCTGGCAGCGCTGCAGCAACGCCCGGTCGGCCTCCGGCGAGAAGTGTTGGATTTCTTTGCGCGACGGTTCTTCCGGATTCCACAACTCAAAGAACAGCAGGTTACCCTGATCCAGCGGACGCTCCGGGGTGAGTCCAGTCTGGGTGTCCTCCCTACCGGGTTCGGAAAGTCGCTCGTCTTCCAGCTTTCAGCGCTCCTGCTGCCGAGTGCGACGCTGGTCATCTCGCCGCTACGATCGCTGATGCGGGATCAACTGCTCAATCTCGAACAGAATGGTGTGGTGACGGCAGTCGCCATCACGGGGAGCGATAGCGAAAGCGAGAAGCGCGCGAAACTCGAAGGCCTGCGCACTGGACGGTATCGACTCGTGTATGTCGCCCCGGAACGTCTCCAGATCGCAGGATTCCTCCGGGAACTGCGCTCGGTCGGTGCGGACCACCCGATCGGTTTGCTCGTCGTGGACGAAGCCCATTGCGTTTCGGAGTGGGGCCATGACTTCCGGCCCGCCTATCTGCGCATTCCGCGCTTGCGCCAAGAACTCCAGGAGGTTGCTGGCCGGACGATCCCTATCGTCGGATTGACCGCGACGGCGTCGCGTCTGGTGCGGGCCGACATTCTGGCCACGCTGGAACTCAGTGAAGCGGACGTCGTACAGGAGACGACCAGCGATCGGCCGAATTTGAGCTACTCGGTTCACACGCCAGCCGATTTGGGGGCGAGCGAAAAGGAACACGCGCTCCTTCGGCTATTAGGCGAACGGCTGCCGCGGACACTCCGCTTCACGCCCAACAGGCTGTACTTCAGCGCTAGTCCGCACAAGGAGACCGGCATCGTCTTCTGCATCTATGCCAATCCGCATGGGAAGACGACTCTCCAGGAAGGGGTCCATTGGGTCGCGTCAGTGATCGCGAAGCACTTGTTCGCTGAACGACGAGCAATTCCGGTGCATGCCAGCACGCCGCCGACTCGCTGTCCATCCTGCCGGTCACCCCTGTGGCGCAGCGGTTCCCCACACGAGTGCCTGAAATGTGGACACAAGTTCGAGAAACCGGTCGGTTCTCCCAGGTGGGACGAGGAGGTAGCTCGAATCCAAGACGAGTTCCAGCGGAACGAGCATCCAATGCTCGTGGCGACCAAAGGGTTCGGCATGGGGATCGATAAGCCGAACATCCGTTATGTCGTCCATTACAATCTGGCGAGTGGTATCGAGGCGTACTATCAGGAGGTGGGCCGGGCAGGGAGAGATGGCGAGCATGCTCATTCTGCGCTGCTCTACCGGCCCCCACATCCGGACTGCCGACCGCAGATCGCGGCGGCCCTCGGGGAACCACCCTGCGTTGTCGATCGGCAAGCGTACCGGTTTTATCGTTGCCCCTTCGGTTTGGCAACGCTCTGTGATTATGGTTTGCAAGCTCGTTTCATCCGTGGCAATTACCCAGGGGTAGAGGAAGATACCGAAGAGACGCTAAAGTACTGGAGATTTGTCCGCGAGGGTCGGTCCATCGTCGTCCGGACGAGTCAAGACGACGAGGAGCTCACGCGTGTGCAACTGGCACTCTATCGCCTTCAACTGCTCGGATTGGTGCAGGATTTCTCGCTGACCTACCAGCGGCTGACCGAGGTCCAGATCGATGCCGTGCCTGTTCGCGACTGGCGAACGGAAGACGTGCTCGAGGGGCTGCGGAGGTATTTGCAGCGGACGAGTGTTGTGCTGGAGCAGTTGAGCAACGGGTCGTCAGGATCGGGCGCGGTATCGGACCTCAGCGTCGCTTTCGAAGGTCTCGTGCGACAGTCGAGGAGTCTGGAGAGAGAAGAGCTGGTCCGCCGTGCGGTGACGATTTTGCTGACCCGAGTTTATCAAGTCGTTCCACCGATGCGGTATCAGATGCTCTTGAACGAGCTCGATTATGCGACCAGCCATGAGCGTGGTGAGTGCCGGCGCTTGGTATTGCTCGCGCGCTTCGATACCACGCCGCCACCCGACACCTACCGCTGCGGATTCTGCGACGTCTGTGTGCCGGATCTGGTTTTCCCACCCGGCAAGCGTGCTGAGCTTCCGTTGGTGGATGTCGGTCTCGAAGAGCTGGCGCGACGTCTCCCGGAACTCCTGGAACGGTACGATGGCGAACGGCTCCGGGCATTCGTCGAGGCGGTCGAGCGGCGCGGCGGAGTGGCAGGAATGCTCGCGCGGGTGACCACGAGGTTGGAACAAGAAGCGACCAATGTGGCGGCACTCTATCTGGCCGGCGCCTTGGCTCGCCGGCGCCCTGGTCGGGAGCGTGAGGCGTGGGGATATCTCGAGCGGGGGATCGCTGAAGCGATCCGACAAGGTCTGTCGCGGGAGGCCCTCCTCGTGTTCGCCGAGGAGGCTGCCGAGCTGGATGCTCTGCAGACTCTCGTGCTCTTGACCGGAACAGGGGGGCCTTTCGATTCGCTGGAGGGTCGGCAGGAACTGCTGGAGTACGCAGTGGCAGCGCTCGGTGAGGAGGCGTTCCAGACGCGGCTCTTGTTGGCGCTCCTGGCCAGCGAACGCTTCCTGCAACAGAGCGAGGCGATACTCCTCCCACTGGAGCGAGCGCTCTCCCGTCTCGCTTCGACAGTGACCTTCTTGGAAGGTCTGAGGGAGCGTATGGAAGCCAGTATCGTCGCGGGGGACGGTGAGCATGAGCGAGAGCCCTGA
- a CDS encoding cytochrome — protein sequence MASRVSALAKPRGVWWERLGPDERLWVWLAVIWGIAMFVMIAFVWPLVGQEQNRLSSYRVDPAAFAAEAEAFIARYQVGQLDGVPVVAPPPGGDVYLDARAFAWQPVIQLQRGQTYRFLISSRDVQHGFSLVMPPHSINVQVLPGYVTVLTLTPEKAGEFPLICNEYCGLGHHLMIGRIVVKE from the coding sequence ATGGCGAGTCGGGTCAGCGCGCTGGCCAAGCCGCGTGGGGTCTGGTGGGAACGGTTGGGACCGGATGAGCGGTTGTGGGTCTGGCTGGCGGTCATCTGGGGCATCGCGATGTTCGTGATGATCGCGTTCGTGTGGCCGCTGGTTGGGCAGGAGCAAAATCGGCTCAGCTCGTATCGCGTCGATCCAGCAGCCTTTGCAGCAGAGGCAGAGGCCTTCATCGCGCGGTATCAGGTCGGCCAGCTGGATGGGGTGCCGGTCGTCGCTCCACCGCCTGGGGGTGACGTCTACCTGGATGCTCGGGCCTTTGCCTGGCAGCCGGTCATTCAGCTGCAGCGCGGGCAGACATATCGTTTCCTCATTAGCTCGCGCGATGTTCAGCATGGCTTCTCGCTGGTCATGCCGCCACACAGCATCAATGTCCAAGTGCTACCCGGTTATGTGACGGTACTGACCTTGACCCCGGAGAAGGCTGGGGAGTTCCCGCTCATCTGCAACGAGTATTGCGGCTTGGGCCACCACCTGATGATCGGCCGGATCGTGGTCAAGGAGTGA
- a CDS encoding cytochrome c oxidase subunit I, producing the protein MAMVGAMRRCEITGLSVDRSAERLIMLNAVTAVIYLAIGGILALLIALTRWQTVHLLGPQRFYEFLSTHGMVMLIFWILFFEVAGLIFASTVLLSTRMTIPRLGWLAYGLMLGGSVVATVLMLSGRATVMFTSYPPLRAQTHWYYAAVLVFAVGAILAVVHFFVNIVAARLRGEVSSLPLFTFALIGAAIIALWSLVSGALALFPVWLWTLGVIPEVDPGIYRLLYWGLGHGAQQVNLAAMVGVWYGLASLTTGARPLNEGLSRIAIVLYVLFINMGAMHHLLVDPGLGTWVKNVNASYFMYAAVMGSLIHAFSIPASMELALRERGFRRGLFEWLRRAPWGEPGFAALVVSMVLFGLLGGISGVIIGGPQVNMISHNTLLIPAHFHMTVVAGTTTAFMGIAYYLVPLIFQRQLLFRRLAQWQPYVYGLGMLILGLGLGLAGHWGVPRRHWDITFSTAPALGVNLQELRPEIAVFLAMVGIGGVIAVVGGAMFVLAAVATVFVGQRTPRPAVGRIIPEVFSPYPAIAGGAGEPAKTTHRGFEVPGTLVISVAFLILFIFLYGFSWFELSRVPWKIG; encoded by the coding sequence ATGGCAATGGTCGGGGCGATGCGGCGATGCGAGATCACGGGGCTCTCGGTCGATCGCTCGGCTGAGCGCCTGATCATGCTGAATGCGGTCACGGCGGTGATCTATCTCGCGATCGGGGGGATACTCGCCCTGCTGATCGCGCTGACGCGCTGGCAGACGGTGCATCTCTTGGGCCCGCAGCGCTTCTACGAGTTCCTCTCGACCCATGGCATGGTGATGCTGATTTTCTGGATTCTCTTCTTCGAGGTCGCGGGGCTGATTTTCGCCAGCACCGTGCTGCTGAGTACGCGCATGACGATTCCCCGGCTCGGTTGGCTGGCCTACGGTCTCATGCTCGGGGGATCGGTCGTCGCGACAGTGCTGATGTTGAGTGGGCGTGCGACGGTGATGTTCACCTCGTATCCACCACTCCGCGCACAAACGCACTGGTACTACGCTGCCGTTTTGGTCTTCGCTGTCGGTGCGATCCTCGCCGTGGTGCACTTCTTCGTGAACATCGTCGCTGCGCGCCTGCGTGGGGAAGTGAGTAGCTTGCCGCTCTTCACTTTCGCGCTGATAGGAGCTGCCATCATCGCCCTCTGGTCGCTGGTGTCCGGAGCGCTGGCCCTCTTTCCGGTCTGGCTCTGGACGCTCGGCGTGATCCCGGAGGTCGATCCCGGGATCTACCGACTACTCTATTGGGGGCTGGGGCACGGAGCGCAACAGGTGAATCTGGCTGCCATGGTTGGTGTCTGGTATGGCTTGGCCAGCTTGACGACAGGGGCTCGACCGCTGAACGAGGGATTGAGCCGGATCGCTATCGTGCTCTATGTCCTGTTCATCAACATGGGCGCGATGCATCACTTACTGGTCGATCCAGGATTAGGAACCTGGGTCAAGAATGTCAATGCAAGCTACTTTATGTATGCAGCCGTGATGGGGAGCCTCATCCACGCGTTCAGCATCCCAGCGTCGATGGAGTTGGCGCTGCGCGAGCGGGGATTCCGCCGTGGTTTGTTCGAGTGGCTGCGTCGAGCGCCGTGGGGTGAGCCGGGCTTCGCTGCGTTGGTGGTGAGCATGGTGCTGTTCGGCCTGCTCGGTGGTATCAGCGGGGTGATCATCGGTGGACCACAAGTCAATATGATCTCGCACAATACCTTGCTCATTCCAGCACACTTCCACATGACGGTCGTGGCGGGAACCACGACGGCATTCATGGGGATCGCGTATTACCTCGTGCCGCTCATCTTCCAGCGACAGCTCTTGTTCCGACGACTCGCCCAGTGGCAACCATACGTGTATGGTCTCGGCATGCTCATCCTCGGCCTTGGTCTGGGATTGGCAGGCCATTGGGGTGTTCCACGCCGTCACTGGGATATTACCTTTTCGACTGCGCCGGCGCTCGGGGTGAACTTGCAAGAACTCCGGCCTGAGATCGCGGTGTTCCTCGCCATGGTGGGGATCGGTGGCGTTATCGCTGTCGTCGGCGGTGCGATGTTCGTACTGGCAGCGGTCGCGACTGTCTTCGTTGGTCAGCGGACACCGCGGCCTGCCGTCGGGCGCATCATTCCGGAGGTCTTCAGCCCGTATCCAGCCATCGCCGGTGGTGCTGGTGAGCCAGCGAAGACGACGCACCGTGGCTTCGAGGTGCCGGGGACGCTGGTCATCTCGGTTGCGTTCTTGATTCTGTTCATCTTCCTCTACGGGTTCTCCTGGTTCGAGTTGAGCCGGGTACCATGGAAGATCGGATAA
- a CDS encoding heme o synthase, translating into MGEGRQSIRWLALAVAIAGYLLIVIGGTVRVTGAGLGCGPEWPLCNGRLVPGWDLLAWIEYVHRLIALAVILLTGAVAVASWRARSPDRWMVRLPLIAAGLVLVQAMLGAITVWTHLEAAVVALHLGVALSYLAVALVLAFRTWFPALARVARRSPLRPWLVAALGAVFLLMLSGAYTAKRGAGFACPEWPFCGGFWIPTGWTNVDVHLTHRLIALVAVLLVAGVAWKARRVRGESRWAVGLATAAAVLMVAQVFVGAANIWFRLHPAVSVAHLAVATIVWVLLVLAVLADRALASATVQQERAAVRGAMQRPLGEVVRDYLVLTKPGVMVLLLVTTLCAMLVAAQGVPSLWTLFWTLVGGALASGGAGAINHYVDRDIDAIMTRTRRRPLPAGRVAPEYALLFGIVLSVLAVYVLTAFVNPVAAVLSLSGNLFYVFVYTIWLKRTTPQNIVIGGAAGAVPPLVGWAAVTGQVSVPALLMFLLVFAWTPPHFWALALYKRGDYAAAGVPMLPAVRGEEETRRQILAYTVAMVLASLLFYPLGVLGVPYLVAAMVLGARFLWLVARLYRERSDQLAKRVFLYSMQYLGLLFAAMVIDAVVF; encoded by the coding sequence ATGGGAGAGGGTCGTCAGAGCATCCGTTGGCTGGCGCTGGCTGTCGCGATCGCTGGCTATCTTCTGATCGTGATCGGCGGAACAGTCCGAGTGACCGGAGCAGGCTTGGGTTGTGGTCCGGAGTGGCCGCTCTGTAACGGACGTCTCGTACCCGGCTGGGATCTCTTGGCCTGGATCGAATACGTGCACCGGCTGATCGCGCTGGCGGTCATCCTCCTCACCGGGGCGGTCGCCGTGGCGAGTTGGCGCGCACGCTCGCCGGACCGATGGATGGTGCGGTTGCCGCTCATCGCTGCCGGGCTGGTGCTCGTCCAAGCCATGCTGGGCGCGATCACCGTCTGGACGCACCTGGAGGCAGCGGTGGTTGCGCTCCATCTGGGAGTGGCCTTGAGCTACCTCGCGGTCGCTCTCGTGCTCGCCTTCCGGACGTGGTTTCCGGCCCTCGCTCGAGTGGCAAGACGCTCACCCTTGCGCCCCTGGCTCGTGGCGGCACTGGGAGCGGTTTTCCTTCTCATGCTCAGTGGTGCCTATACCGCGAAGCGCGGTGCGGGGTTCGCCTGCCCGGAGTGGCCGTTCTGTGGAGGATTCTGGATTCCGACCGGGTGGACCAATGTCGACGTTCACCTGACGCACCGATTGATTGCGCTCGTGGCGGTCTTGCTGGTGGCCGGGGTCGCCTGGAAGGCGCGGCGAGTGCGTGGTGAGTCCCGGTGGGCCGTCGGGCTGGCCACGGCAGCAGCGGTGCTCATGGTCGCGCAGGTCTTCGTCGGGGCAGCCAATATCTGGTTCCGCCTGCACCCAGCGGTGAGCGTTGCGCATCTCGCAGTCGCGACGATCGTTTGGGTGCTGCTCGTGCTGGCCGTCTTGGCTGACCGAGCGCTCGCCAGTGCTACCGTCCAGCAGGAGCGAGCCGCGGTACGGGGGGCGATGCAGCGTCCGCTCGGCGAGGTTGTGCGCGATTACCTCGTGCTCACCAAGCCAGGTGTGATGGTTTTGTTGCTGGTCACCACGTTGTGCGCGATGCTCGTGGCAGCGCAAGGGGTGCCGTCACTGTGGACGTTGTTCTGGACGCTCGTCGGTGGGGCGCTCGCTTCCGGTGGAGCAGGGGCGATCAATCACTATGTGGATCGGGACATCGATGCGATCATGACGCGCACACGCCGGCGACCGTTGCCGGCTGGGCGAGTGGCCCCGGAATATGCGCTGCTCTTCGGTATCGTCCTGAGTGTTCTGGCAGTCTATGTCCTGACGGCGTTCGTCAATCCGGTCGCAGCCGTGCTCTCGTTGTCCGGCAACCTGTTCTACGTCTTCGTGTATACGATCTGGCTCAAGCGAACTACGCCACAGAACATCGTGATCGGTGGTGCAGCGGGAGCGGTACCACCGCTGGTGGGCTGGGCAGCAGTGACGGGCCAAGTCAGCGTGCCGGCACTCCTGATGTTTCTCTTGGTCTTCGCCTGGACGCCACCGCACTTCTGGGCACTGGCGTTGTACAAGCGCGGCGATTACGCGGCAGCGGGAGTGCCGATGCTGCCAGCGGTACGCGGGGAGGAGGAGACGCGCCGGCAAATCCTGGCCTATACGGTGGCCATGGTCTTGGCGAGTTTGCTCTTCTACCCGCTCGGTGTGCTGGGCGTTCCGTACCTCGTGGCAGCTATGGTGCTGGGCGCCCGTTTTCTCTGGCTGGTGGCGCGACTCTATCGTGAGCGGAGCGATCAGCTGGCGAAGCGCGTCTTCCTCTACTCCATGCAGTATCTCGGCTTGCTTTTTGCGGCGATGGTGATCGACGCGGTCGTGTTCTGA
- a CDS encoding dimethylarginine dimethylaminohydrolase family protein, producing MDTSERPSTLRQTEAYYHLVLERMIPKAEPAFEAPEMQERVWGRRWGVENDVGRLRLCVVHRPGDEMLTVQPEGHYDPTIGAYIDEENQWYWRDSNPPDIARMQAEHDALVNALRAEGVEVVSVDCPSRDPHAVFTRDMAVAVKGGAVVCRLGLVGRHPQAGRRGEEAFITRLLAELGMPILHTIHGTGLLEGGSVCWLNDSTVAVGMSYRQNEAGVRQLEAVLAEQGVRLVRVPLPGYALHLDGACVMVDYDKALINLTRLPYWFLDLLRELDIQPIHVWPTEPQAVNCLAVRPARVIMPAGCPRTRERLEAAGIETVEIPYDEILKNGGGIHCSTLPLIRDP from the coding sequence ATGGATACGAGCGAGCGGCCGAGCACGTTGCGCCAGACCGAGGCGTACTATCACCTCGTCCTGGAGCGGATGATCCCGAAAGCTGAGCCAGCTTTCGAAGCACCCGAGATGCAGGAACGAGTGTGGGGACGCCGCTGGGGAGTCGAGAACGACGTCGGACGGCTCCGGCTCTGTGTCGTGCACCGCCCCGGGGACGAGATGCTCACCGTCCAGCCAGAGGGACACTACGACCCGACCATCGGCGCCTACATCGACGAGGAGAACCAGTGGTACTGGCGCGACAGCAACCCGCCTGACATCGCCCGCATGCAAGCCGAGCACGACGCGCTGGTGAACGCTCTTCGGGCCGAGGGCGTCGAAGTCGTTTCCGTCGACTGCCCATCTCGCGACCCGCATGCCGTCTTTACGCGCGATATGGCGGTCGCCGTCAAAGGAGGTGCTGTCGTCTGTCGTCTCGGCCTCGTCGGGCGCCACCCACAGGCTGGCCGCCGCGGCGAGGAAGCGTTCATCACCCGCCTCCTCGCCGAACTCGGCATGCCGATCCTGCACACCATCCACGGTACGGGACTCCTGGAAGGAGGATCCGTCTGCTGGCTGAATGACTCGACGGTCGCGGTCGGCATGTCCTATCGGCAAAACGAGGCCGGAGTTCGGCAATTGGAGGCTGTCCTCGCCGAGCAAGGCGTGCGCCTGGTCCGGGTTCCCCTCCCCGGCTATGCGCTCCACCTCGATGGTGCCTGCGTGATGGTCGATTACGACAAAGCGCTCATCAATCTGACGCGTCTTCCGTACTGGTTCCTCGATTTGCTTCGCGAGCTCGACATCCAGCCCATCCACGTCTGGCCGACCGAGCCGCAGGCCGTCAATTGCCTCGCCGTCCGACCGGCCCGGGTGATCATGCCGGCAGGCTGCCCCCGCACACGCGAGCGACTCGAGGCAGCAGGCATCGAGACGGTCGAGATCCCGTATGACGAGATCCTCAAAAACGGGGGCGGCATCCACTGTTCCACGCTGCCCCTGATCCGCGATCCGTGA
- a CDS encoding histidinol-phosphatase, which translates to MLEGSYHNHPGYCDGSGTVEAYIETAREAGLAAVGFSSHAPVPFPCDWTMTVERFQQYLTDVRAARERWLGRFPVWLGVELDYLEPALVPEGMAFQRAVVLSSGLDYAVVSLHFMGRDPEGQLWAVDESAEAFARQLEDVYRGDVRQLIEEYYGLLARLADWAARLDLPVVIGHLDKVKQWNVGERYFDDSAAWYRAAVERALLAISRAGLPIELNTSGLRRPIGAPYPGEWILRRCRELGIPVLIGADAHRPEDVAAGFSEARALLSAAGYRETLVLTERGWKTVPLA; encoded by the coding sequence GTGCTCGAGGGAAGCTACCACAACCATCCGGGGTATTGCGACGGCTCAGGGACGGTCGAGGCGTACATCGAAACGGCGCGGGAGGCGGGACTGGCGGCGGTAGGGTTTTCGTCGCATGCACCTGTACCGTTTCCGTGCGACTGGACGATGACGGTCGAACGCTTCCAGCAGTACCTGACTGACGTGCGGGCAGCGCGGGAGCGCTGGTTGGGGCGATTTCCCGTGTGGTTGGGGGTCGAACTCGATTACCTGGAACCAGCGTTGGTTCCCGAGGGGATGGCCTTCCAACGAGCGGTCGTGCTGAGCAGCGGCCTCGATTATGCGGTCGTGAGCCTGCACTTCATGGGGCGAGACCCAGAGGGTCAGCTGTGGGCAGTCGACGAGTCGGCTGAGGCGTTCGCTCGGCAACTCGAGGATGTCTATCGCGGCGACGTTCGCCAGCTGATCGAGGAGTATTATGGCCTCCTCGCCCGACTGGCTGACTGGGCAGCGCGGCTGGACCTGCCTGTCGTCATCGGTCATTTGGACAAGGTCAAGCAGTGGAACGTGGGAGAGCGCTACTTCGACGATTCGGCTGCCTGGTACCGAGCCGCCGTGGAGCGAGCACTGCTGGCGATCAGCCGGGCAGGGTTGCCGATCGAGTTGAATACGTCTGGACTCCGCCGCCCGATCGGTGCGCCTTATCCCGGGGAATGGATCCTGCGACGATGCCGGGAACTGGGGATTCCAGTGCTGATCGGTGCTGATGCCCATCGGCCCGAGGATGTGGCAGCTGGTTTCAGTGAGGCGCGGGCGCTCCTCAGTGCCGCTGGGTACCGGGAAACGCTCGTCCTGACCGAGCGAGGGTGGAAGACTGTGCCACTCGCCTGA